In Candidatus Methylomirabilota bacterium, the DNA window GGCACGGTGTACAGCTGGAAGCGCGTCTCGAAGCCTCGAACGGTGAGGGCCGTCACCGGCAGAAAGTCGAAGAAGATGGTGCGGTCATCGCCCGTGGCCAGCGAGATCATGTTTCCCTTGTTCGTCTGGGGCAGGGAGCGGTAGACGAACTGGAGATTGGCGGTCTTTCCGGCTACTCCGGGCCCGTAGTAGACGATCTTGAAATTGATAAGCCGCTCGGCGTGGTTGATGACTGACACGGTCAGGCCCTCACAGCCGTCCCAGATAGGCCGCTGCACGCTCGAGCTCCAGTCGCGCCAACCCCGGCCGTTCCACGGGGCCGCCACCGGCCACCAGGACGGCGCCTCGCGCGTTCTCCACGGCGCGCACCATCAGCCGGTGGGTTCCTACCTTAACGACGACTGACGTGATCGGGCCAGCGGGCGAACCCACCAGCGCTCTGTGAAGATCACGCGCGAACCCGCCGAACGCCCGGGCCTCGAGATATCGCGGCAGAAAGAGGTAAACGACGAGCGAGCCGTCCGGGTCACGCAGCACGCTGGAAGTCACCCGACCGAACGCGTGGAGCGACGCTGCCACCCTGCGCACAGCCGGCTCCGGGGGGGCCTCTCGGAGCTCGGCCTCGAGCGAGGCTGCCGGCACCAGGGTCATCGGGCGCGCTTCGGTCTCGGGGACCGCCGCCTCCTTGAGGCACAAGCGTTCCAGCAGCGCCAGCGAAGCACCTGGCGGCGTCGCTGCCGCCAGCGCCATGTCCGGCGCACCAACCAGCGGTGTGATGACAACGGTCATGGCCGTTCCCCGCACCGTTGCCTGGACGGCCCGCTCGGGCAACCGCGGGTCGATCAGAGACGGCAGGACCCGTGCGGCGACATCAGCGACCGTGGCGCCGGCCACCGTCGGCGGCGCCAGCGTGAGGAACGACGCGCCAGCGCGCTCGACGTTCTCGACGGTCATCGGGCTCAGGAGCGGCCCGAGCAGCACCGCCATACGGCGCGCGTCCTGAGCTCCTGGCTCATCGCTCGGAAGCGGATCGGCTGCGACTGCTGATGTCTCCGGCACCACGTCCGTTAGCGGATCGCGCGCCCGCTCGGGCTCCGGCGCCCACTCCGCCGGCTCCGCCGCCACGGACTCAGGCGACCAGTCCGTCTCCGGCTCGGCCGCCCGCTCAGGCTCCGGCGCCCACTCCAACCCCGCCTCGACGCCGGGCACAGGTGGCTCTGACCTGTTCACCGGCTCGGCTCCCGGCGCAAGAGACTCGGGCGCTCGGTCTTCCATCGGCCCATCCGGCTCGTCGCTGGTCGTCGGAGACGGATCCGGCTGGAAGGGTAACGGGAAGTCTTCCAGCGCCTGCGCGTCCATCGTGGAGGCAGACAGCGCGAAGAGGCCCGATGGGACCTGACGCACCACCTCGTCGAGGGGAAGCACGAGCGCTCCATTCGGAAGGAGCTGGACCACGTCCTTATCGGATAGTGCCAAGGTCTGACGAGGGAATTGCTCGGCGACCAGCGGCCAGCCAACTTGAACGACCCCCTCGACGAGCTGCGGGCGGACCAGACGCTCGGGGACAAGCAGGAAGTCGGCCTCCTGCAGGTGGGCGCCGACCTGGTCGCGCGGTAGTGCGAAGACCTCCTCCGGCAGCTGGTCGGCGACGCGGGCGAACGGGATACGGATGATCCCCTCGACCGACTCCGCGGCATGCACGGGCGGAACGGTCGCTGGCGCAGCTGGAACGCGGGTCGGCGCTGGTGGCCGGGAGCTGGCAGGTGGACGCGGCGGAGTCGCCACAGGCGCACGCGCCGACGGGTTCGAGTGGGTTGTCGGGAGGGGCGCTGGCGGCGGTGAAGCTGCCGGACCGGCGAAGGTCCACGGCTTCACCGCGGCGTGTTCTAGGGGGAGGCTGTTGTCGGGCCGTAGAGGACCGGGGGACGGCGCCGGCCATGGCCGAGATGTCGCCGCCGGCCCCGAGGCAATCCGTGAGGCCGGCGGCACTGCTCGGTCCCGAGCCGATGCCGACCGCACCGCCGTTGAGCCGGACCCGCGCGACGATCCCGCAGGCGGCTGCTCCCGGAACCGCACGGGGGCGAGCAGCAACGGCACCGAGACGAGGATCAGCATTCCGAGCGCTGCCGACCAGAACGGCGGGCGAACATCAGGGGCGACCACAGCCACGACAGCGACGGTCACGACGAGCAGGAGACCGTGCGTGAGGGAAAATGCCGCGGTTGCCATGAGCACTCGGGACACCGAAAAGCTTCGGACTGTCACGATGGCCACGATGAGGTATACCAGCAAAGCCACGGCGGGGCCCCACCCGGGCGCCGTCAGCGACCCGCCCCGCAGGCTCAGGACAACCGTCGCGGCCGCCGCGTAGCCGACGAGCGCGAGGACGGGAACGGTCCACGCCTGCAAGTGGGTCCGTGATGTCCGGCGGGAAGGCATCAGAGCTCCTGCTGGATCTCCGAGAGGGCCCTCTTCACGAGATACCGGATCTTGCCGAGGGCGGCGGAATCGGCAACGAGCACGGCGAGGAGCGCGTCGGGGCCGACACCGTGCAGCAAGAGGGTCGCGGACTCGTATTCGAGCATCATGCCTTGCAGGCTCCCCTGGCCCAGCTCGCGACCGATTCCCTCCGAGGACTCGCCGAGACAGGCGGCCAACGCCGCGGCCACTTCGATCTCGGCGACCGTGTCGCCGGCGCTCTCGATGAGGAAGCCTTCGCGATCGGCGAGCGCGACGAATCGCACTCCCGATGCACCGGCCAGCGCGGTCAACCGGGTCTTGAGGTCGGTCTCCGGCCCGGCGTCGGCCCAACCAGGTGCGGGGGAGGCCGCGGCCGGCCGGGACGCCACGGCGACCGGCGCCGCTGGCGGGTGGGGAGCGCTCACCGCCGGCGCCGGGGCGGCGCCGTTGGGGACGCCCGCGAGCAAGGCGTCGATCTTCCGAACCAGCTGCTCGGCGGCGAAGGGCTTGAACATGACGTCGTTGGACTGCACCTCGGCCGCACGCGCCAGAACCGTGCTGTCGACCACCCCCGAGATCAGCAGCACGGGCATCCTGCCAATCGTGGGATGGGTGCGGACGAACTGGCAGACCTGGTAGCCGTCCTTGTCGGGCAGGATCACATCGCAAACGACGATGTCCGGCCGGTCACGCTCGATGCGTTCGATGGCCTCGGCACCCGACGCCGCCGACATCACTTCCATGCTCCGGCCGGCCAACGCCTTCTCCACCACCTTCCGGACGCTGAGGCTGTCGTCCACCACCAGCACCTTAGGCATCGGC includes these proteins:
- a CDS encoding response regulator yields the protein MPKVLVVDDSLSVRKVVEKALAGRSMEVMSAASGAEAIERIERDRPDIVVCDVILPDKDGYQVCQFVRTHPTIGRMPVLLISGVVDSTVLARAAEVQSNDVMFKPFAAEQLVRKIDALLAGVPNGAAPAPAVSAPHPPAAPVAVASRPAAASPAPGWADAGPETDLKTRLTALAGASGVRFVALADREGFLIESAGDTVAEIEVAAALAACLGESSEGIGRELGQGSLQGMMLEYESATLLLHGVGPDALLAVLVADSAALGKIRYLVKRALSEIQQEL